The following coding sequences lie in one Spinacia oleracea cultivar Varoflay chromosome 1, BTI_SOV_V1, whole genome shotgun sequence genomic window:
- the LOC110793503 gene encoding uncharacterized protein isoform X3, with the protein MEIMSKNRKTIEELQQLYLEQEDNQDIPMTYTCKAQIEMLDVRDFGWKYESCRVCKTKLDEDHMCKKCGVIDEFPTQRYRIVITVKEGDAYMRIGMFDKTVEKIVQMPISAMIKISTQQYGDEKVHERFENCIGNSFVFKVQVNKRGFTQELTAIKVFTLDEEKEDNQTQSTDLTQTLVQMATNKRSATEIEASTSISTHQGLKKIKQEKLKGKE; encoded by the exons ATGGAAATAATGAGCAAAAATCGCAAAACCATAGAAGAACTACAACAGCTTTATTTGGAACAAGAAGATAACCAG GATATACCAATGACATACACTTGCAAGGCACAAATCGAAATGCTTGATGTGAGAGATTTTGGATGGAAATATGAGTCATGTCGAGTTTGCAAGACAAAGCTTGATGAAGACCATATGTGCAAAAAGTGTGGAGTCATAGATGAATTCCCAACTCAAAG GTATCGAATAGTGATAACAGTCAAAGAAGGAGATGCGTATATGAGGATCGGTATGTTTGATAAAACTGTGGAAAAAATTGTACAAATGCCAATATCAGCAATGATCAAAATAAGCACACAG CAATATGGAGATGAAAAAGTTCATGAAAGATTTGAAAATTGCATTGGAAACTCATTTGTTTTTAAAGTACAAGTAAACAAAAGAGGATTCACACAAGAGCTCACTGCTATAAAGGTATTCACCCTAGATGAAGAGAAGGAAGATAACCAAACTCAGTCCACAGACCTTACACAAACCTTG GTGCAAATGGCAACAAACAAGCGGAGCGCAACTGAAATAGAAGCCTCTACATCAATATCAACACACCAAGGACTTAAAAAGattaaacaagaaaa ATTAAAGGGAAAAGAATAA